From Paenibacillus graminis, a single genomic window includes:
- the rfbB gene encoding dTDP-glucose 4,6-dehydratase encodes MKLLVTGGAGFIGSNFVIYMLQQHPDYQILNVDALTYAGNLENLKSIENHPNYTFAKADITDVQAMDALFSQGVDVVVNFAAESHVDRSILEPDVFVKTNVLGTQVLLDAAKKYSVTKFVQVSTDEVYGTLGATGLFTEETPLTPNSPYSASKAGGDLLVRAYHETFGLPVNITRCSNNYGPYQFPEKLIPLMISRALADQALPVYGDGMNIRDWLYVEDHCSAIDLVIHEGVNGEVYNIGGNNERTNVHIVNTVLKELGKPDSLITYVQDRPGHDRRYGIDPTKITRELGWKPKHTFETGIKETIQWYLNNQEWWTRIQSGEYQKYAELQYGSRLGDSL; translated from the coding sequence ATGAAACTGCTAGTTACCGGCGGAGCCGGCTTCATCGGCAGCAACTTTGTAATTTACATGCTGCAGCAGCACCCGGATTACCAAATTTTGAATGTGGATGCTTTGACGTATGCAGGCAATCTGGAGAATTTGAAGTCGATTGAGAATCATCCGAATTATACTTTTGCCAAGGCTGATATTACTGATGTACAGGCGATGGATGCGCTGTTCAGCCAAGGTGTTGATGTGGTGGTCAACTTTGCGGCGGAGTCGCATGTGGACCGGAGTATTTTGGAGCCGGATGTGTTTGTGAAGACGAATGTACTGGGGACGCAAGTGCTTTTGGATGCGGCGAAAAAATATAGCGTTACCAAGTTTGTCCAGGTATCCACGGATGAAGTATATGGAACGCTTGGTGCGACGGGCCTGTTCACGGAAGAAACGCCGCTTACTCCGAACAGTCCATATTCCGCCAGCAAGGCGGGCGGGGATCTGCTGGTGCGTGCTTATCATGAGACCTTTGGTCTGCCAGTGAATATCACCCGCTGCTCGAATAACTACGGTCCCTACCAGTTCCCTGAGAAGCTGATTCCGCTGATGATTTCACGGGCGCTGGCGGATCAGGCGCTGCCGGTCTACGGTGATGGAATGAATATCCGCGACTGGCTGTATGTTGAGGACCATTGCAGTGCAATTGATCTGGTGATTCATGAAGGTGTGAATGGCGAGGTGTACAACATTGGCGGAAATAATGAGCGCACGAATGTGCACATTGTGAACACGGTGCTGAAGGAGCTGGGCAAACCAGATTCGCTGATTACCTATGTTCAGGACCGTCCTGGGCATGACCGCCGCTATGGCATTGATCCAACGAAAATCACGAGAGAGCTGGGCTGGAAGCCTAAGCACACTTTTGAAACGGGGATTAAGGAAACGATTCAGTGGTATCTGAATAACCAGGAATGGTGGACCCGCATACAATCCGGTGAATACCAGAAATATGCTGAGCTCCAGTACGGCAGCCGTCTGGGGGATTCTCTGTAA